TCTGAAGGAATATGCGGAGCATCCGGAGTGGTTTGATCACAATCCCATCGGTCCGAAAGCGATGGCGCGATACTATCAATATTACTTTTACGCTCGCAGTGAGGAGATGGCCTATCCGATAAACGGATCGGATGAAACGCTGCTGGATCGGCTTTCCGTCAATAAAAAAGTTGTGAAAGACTATACAAGAGACCAAAGGAAGGCCCCGGATATTGAATTGCGTCAATCGTTCCGCACGGCAGCGGACCATTTTCGGGTCATCGACAGTCCCACCGAAGGTGTGATCGTGCCTTATGCAACAGAGGGAAAGGAGCTGATCGGGCTTCTTGCCTCAGCCTGTCTGCCGAAGCAGGAGTATGACCTGCTACGTGCGGCACAGCACTATTCGGTCAATGTTTTTCCGCATCAATTGCGCGCTTTGCAACAGAGCCGTGCCGTTCGGGAAGTGCAAAAGGATTCGGGTATCTTCCATCTGTGTGATTCGCGATACTATCATAAGGCGTTTGGTCTTTGTGAAACCCCGGAAGGAGAAATGGAGGTGCTGTGTGTCTGACAGGAACAGCATTGAATTCAAGGTGACCGCCCGGCACGCCCTGTTCACCGATCCCATCACCCGGATAGGCGGGGAGAAGTGTTCCTACCATCTTCCCACTTACGAGGCCCTGAAGGGTATTGCCAAGTCGATCTACTGGAAGCCGACCTTTATCTGGATCATCGACGGGGTGCGCGTTCTGAAACCGATTCGTACCCAGACCAAGGGGATCAAACCGCTGAAGATGGGCGGGGGTAATACACTGGCCATTTATACCTTTTTGCAGGATGTGGCGTATCAGGTAAAAGCCCATTTCGAATGGAATCCGCATCATGCGGAGTTGGCGGAAGATCGCATTGAAGGCAAACATTACAATATTGCCCGGAGAGTACTCGCCTTGGGTGGTCGCCAGGATATCTTCCTGGGTACCCGTGATTGCCAAGGCTATGTGGAGCCCTGTGAATATGGTTCAGGGCAAGGGTATTACGATGGCCAGGGAGAGTTGGCCTACGGCTTGATGTTCCATGGTTTCGATTATCCCGACGAAACCGGCCTGCCGGAACTCCAGG
The genomic region above belongs to Magnetococcales bacterium and contains:
- the cas5c gene encoding type I-C CRISPR-associated protein Cas5, with amino-acid sequence MFFRINCALCNRAVPFGKCKRIRVSSICVIRDTIIRRLVFVKPRKEKWRCCVSDRNSIEFKVTARHALFTDPITRIGGEKCSYHLPTYEALKGIAKSIYWKPTFIWIIDGVRVLKPIRTQTKGIKPLKMGGGNTLAIYTFLQDVAYQVKAHFEWNPHHAELAEDRIEGKHYNIARRVLALGGRQDIFLGTRDCQGYVEPCEYGSGQGYYDGQGELAYGLMFHGFDYPDETGLPELQARLWFPTMRDGYVTFPRPESCSVRKFIRKMAAKKFGKANVCGVTREEENLGVVA